The sequence below is a genomic window from Bacilli bacterium.
ATGATTCGGTTGTTTCGGCGGAGAACAGCATTTTGATGGCGCAAGCGCTAAGCAAGCACGGAATCCCGTTCGAGTTGCATATTTTTGCGAGCGGCCGTCACGGCTTGGGGCTGGCGGAAGCCGAACCGGAAACCAAACGGTGGCCTGAGCTGTGCGAATTGTGGCTGCGCAAACGGGGGTTTTGAGTCTCCATTCCTTTACTGTTGCTCGCTGCAGGAAATGGAGACATCAACCACTCAGCGAGTGGCTTCAACTTGTTCCAATAACATATAAATTTCTTCTTTCTGGCTATCTGTGAGCGGTCCAAACTCCATCGCTTTGGCAAGCTCCACCGCTTGCCCCGCATTTTTGATACCGGGGATCGGCACGGTAACCGGGCTGCGCGCCCATATCCAAGCCAGTGCGCCTTGGACGAGACTTCGTCCGCCGGAAGTCAGAATATCTCGGACAGCGTCCATCTTCCGAAGATAGTCAGATTGGGGCGTGCCATTTTCGTAATACCGCACCCATTCATGTCCTGCCGAGCGGACGTCGTCTTTGGCAAATTGAGCCCCTTTCCCATACTTTCCGCTTAATAATCCCATCGCCAGCGGCGCGACGCAGATCGCGGCGATATTCACATCTTCGCACAACTGAACCATTCCGGGC
It includes:
- a CDS encoding aldo/keto reductase, producing MTRSGDSESYIRQACEASLRRLQTDYLDHYVFHVGGAIPKDHLQSIINALEGLKSEGKILSYGGCTDHPDSARWFADHSSCSGYQFNLNVLYETPGMVQLCEDVNIAAICVAPLAMGLLSGKYGKGAQFAKDDVRSAGHEWVRYYENGTPQSDYLRKMDAVRDILTSGGRSLVQGALAWIWARSPVTVPIPGIKNAGQAVELAKAMEFGPLTDSQKEEIYMLLEQVEATR